The sequence ATTTCCCTCCAATTAAGCAATTCCCTGTCCCTGAGCCACATTGTGCGCACACGGGGACGCAGTTTAGGATCTCCTCCCATTGGCTGCCTCTCGTAGGCCCATTGTCCCAGATTGACCATGCCAGGGGAAAGAGCCAGGACCCTGCCAAGGCGGACCCAACAAGCCCCGTGTGGCAGAGGCACTAAGGCCTCAGATCATTAAAAAGTGTTCTGACACAGCGGAGGTGGAGGCACGCTCAGGGGGCTTCGTTTGGGATCCAAATGAGCCTGCTTGCCAATGCCAGACCCTGGTATTGTCCCCGTCCAAAGACAGGCATGTATCTCCAAATGTCAGCTGGAAGTCTTTACACTTGTGCACTGTGCAAAACTACGCCCGATGAAAAGGTCCTGACTAGAAATGCAGGACATCTTCTTTTGGTAACTTTTGTttacatgctccgagcagccagTGTGTAGCTATGGAGGTGTATGGAGGGAGCCACCtagtgtggcccagcaaggtgcactgtattcgggcacttTTCAAACGATGCGGCACATGGCTGGTAAGGTTTTTCCAGCTTATAGTGGATCATTTGGTACGACTAGCACATGAAATGTCTTCTGTTTAAAGTGAAGTGAAATTGtgaaggcggcacggtggtcgagtggttagcgcgcagacctcacagctaggagaccagggttcaattccaccctcggccatctctgtgtggagtttgcatgttctccctgtgcatgcgtgggttttctccgggtactccggtttcctcccacattccaaaaacatgctaggttaattaacgactccaaattgtccataggtatgaatgtcttTGTCAAGACAACAGTGGACCGATTCAGAACTCCtgacatttgtggataatggctctcactgtggtttgctggagtcctaaagcttttccagactgatagatctcaattaatcaaaTTATCTTTTGATGTTATATGCAAACATGGCTGCAccgcgaacgagtggttagcacgcaggccacactgaggagacccaagttcgattccaccctcaggcatctctgtgtggagtttgcatgttctccctgtgcatgcgtgggttttctccgggtactccggtttcctcccacattccaaaaacatgctaggttaattggcgactccaaattgtccataggtattaatgtgagtgtgaatggttgtttgtctatatgtatgtatgtgccctgtgattggctggccaccagtccagggtgtattctgTACTCAGGGTTTCCTCTctcccaaaagacagctgggataggctccagcaccccttgcgaccctcgtgaggaaaagcggtagaaaattaatgaattaaattgtGAAAAAAGTAGTGTTTGATTTGCTGACCTGCACAGTTCCAGCAATCTTGGCTcattggagagttttttttaatcagaatcagaaatagtttattgccaggtatgatcaaacacatactaggaatttgttttggtgaagtaggtgcagacacatctattcaaaatgaaagtacaaaatatacagtataaatatatatatacacagtttttgtttgttataccGGAAGCACAGTCTGATTATTATTCTAAAACAGTATGTTGATAAGTATGTTGATAAGGCTGACAGGGGAAAAAACTTGTGaagtgaggttttggtcctgacgGACCGTAGCCTCCTACCAGAGGGGAGCGCCTGAAGGAGCGAtagatatttgtcattttatggaATCTATATAATCAATaatcataattccctcatatggGCCAGATAATTATGGGCCCAGAACAGGCCCTTTCTAATGGAACACTGCTTGGTTGAAATGAGTATCGTCTGTAaaaggattcaatgttaataaatttttgtagttatggcatttTAAAAACctcttatgactttctaaatacaggttttaacatgattagagccctttggatatggaataacacccctatagtcacttttacattctaTTTACATCAGGTAggcaggctacaggatcactgcaggaacTGAGGagaagaaagtgtttcaaaccgAGTGGGGAAGAATGATAAAgtagtcaaaaacttaccacttgcACACAGAATGAGCGGGAGAACCTTTTTATCCActcaatctcagccatggcatgctcgtctcagccatggtatgcccgtcttagccatggcatgcccgtctcggccatggcatgttcgtctcaaccatggcatgcccgtctcggccatggcatgttcgTCAAAAACATGGGCCTTGTTGATTGATAAGGCTGACAGGGAAAAAACCTTTTGTGCCAGAGGGGGGCGTCTGGAGGAGAGATAGATATTTGTCATGTTATGGAATCTATCGGTACGTcatcataattccctcatatggGCCAGATAATTATGGGCCCAGAACAGGCCCTTTCTAATGGAACATTGCTTGGTTGAAATGAGTATCGTCTGTCCAAACTCCCAAGCACAGGTGCTGTTAAGCTAACACACCGCAGTGAAGTGTTTACCCAATCAGCTGAGGTTCAGTTCAGGTCCGGGTCATTCATGATATTCATTTGAGCGAGGGAGAGGggcgggaaaaaaaagcaggatCCAGATGTGGCGCTATATCTACCATataccgcacacacacacacacacacggcaaagGCTCCACCTCTCCGTCAGCCACCACAGGGATCCCTGCTGTGCATCCCCGGCGCTGGCATTCCTCAGGATGTGTGTCCAGATGTAGCCGGAACGTCGAACCCGGTCCGTGTGCTTCTCACATCCACCAGCCCCAATTTTCCTTATTGACATCTCAGCCCCCGCACCGCAAGTGTGTGACATCATATCCCTGACAGGCTTTATGGTGGAAAAGGTGCACTGCGACGACATGTTCCTGCGTCAGAGCGTAACCGCGAGGTATGTTTTTGAGGCACGGCGGGAACCCACAGTGCTCTCCTACTTACGCCAGGCTATTAAACGCTAACCACATCTGTGGAACCAACCAGAGGCGCTCTCACCTCATTCTTACACCTGTATAGAAGAACGCTAGCGTCTTAGGGGCGGCACTCATGCTGCTCTACAACAACTTTGTATTACTGCAACTTTGGGATTACTTCAAGTCTTTCTATTATGCAAAGTGGTTGAAGTATTCTACTCTTGAGTGCATATCGGAGTACTCGTGCTGACTGAAACCAACCCAACTTAAGGTGTCAAGTGTGCCCAAGCACACAATGTGAGTACACACTTTACATTTAAGAGTTCTTACTACTTCAAACTGGAGTTATGGCTACTGGAAAATCCATCCACCATTAAAAGTAATATCACAGCAGGGGTTGGTACATAGCAGGATTATAGTCAACGTGAAAGGCCGACCCATTCAACCCTTGcagtctttttttaatatatattttttggctGTCTGGAAGGGGTTGATTGGATTTGCAtgacagtaatggtaatggtaatattccatttgaacatgcatcagattacaattgaatgcatcccataatcagttcacagttccacatgtccaaaaggagtaggaagaagcaaagcttattaaatcctacccctccatctggtacttttacaatcagtaactgttacatttgttcacttcctgctttcctaatataatttaagttttttttttagttttattttttaattttaaattgtagttttttttcttaattttatttattttaattttatttattttaattttatttattttttttattttttatttatttattttttttattttttattttttattttttattttttattttttattttttattttttattttttattttttattttttattttttattttttattttttattttttattttttattttttattttttattttttattttttatttaaaacattgacagtaactgtcaatatagtaatatatatagcaaacatcaactgcttgtattgtttcttgaattggctcatcgttgtgcattgtttgagttccttactcaatccattccatagtttgattccacatactgaaatgctatgcctTTTTTAACGAAGTAATCCTTCATTGatggtggttaattggttccagacccgacttccataagtgaatttccgagAAGTcggaatatttttgcagttatggCACGGATAAACTGCTTACgattttctaaatatgttttgttaggtattattagagccctacagacatgacataacacccctatagtcagctttacttttgtattacccaatatagtcgatatGATCCGAAAAAAttagacatactgtaaataaatagcagtgtcacagtaaatgtgttggCTAGGGAACCCGAGTGAGGAGTCTAGTGTTCAAATCCATGTTTGTATTTCCTAATGTACTTCCTAATATTGCATTTTGTGCAAGGATGAGAATTGCATGCGTAGACGTCTTGTTGGAGGTAATCATTGCAGACGGAATGAGCACATCCGGCTTTATTAAGCTCAACTTAAACTACAAATGAGCCTCTGCTCCGTCTTATCATCGAAAGTCCACAGCCTCTCCACTCATCGAGTGCTAATCATTTCCCCGTGTGCAGCAGCGGGAGTGACAGCGGTGCAGCGTATACATTAAGAATAGCCAAGCCTGACTCACGCTAACATGTCCAGGAGAGTATTCCGCTTTGCTACCCAATGAGCATTTTTCTTTCCAGTTAAACTGTAACCACTAATCACCTCACGGCCTCGCCGTTTCCTCCCGGAGCAGACCGTTCCCAAGTCCCCGCGGGTGGGCTGCAGGGCTGCCCTCTCCTTTTTAGAATAAAAAGGAGAACATTTTTTCCAAAGAGGATCTACCACGGTGATGTTTAGGGGTCAGTTCCACGGCTGCGGGCCTGCATTTCCAAAATAAACACTCCCAACTACCCCACCCTTGCCTCCTCACGCTCCTTTCAGGCTCCTTCTGTGTAGACAATATGCAGACCAAGACATGAAGGAGAAAGTTGAAGTTTCCATCATGAGCGCAACATACAGATGATGCTTCTCCATGATGGAGCCATGTTTGCTTGTTTAGGAGATAGAAAGGGAGGAGTAAAGGAGGAATTgggagaggttttttttttgttccaaggGTGAGGCGTTGTATTGAGTCAAATAAAGCGCTCAAGTCTGGGCTTGGGTCTGGCTCGCTGTCTGGGCATATCCAGTCCTGTTAGACGACAACCCCCCCGCTTTCTCCATCCCCTCCTCGCTTTCAACTTCGTCCCTCCCTTGCAGTTTCAGCTCCCACTTTCCATGAGCCCACCCCCCCAGTTTTGTTATATAAGGTTTTAGCATATATATATTCCAAAAGAGACGTGTTTACTTTCTTTGTGGTGTTATGGAGACGCGTCGGCGCTAATTTAATGCACATGGACCCTGGCTGTTGTGTGCTTACAATGGTGTGAGGTTACGTTTTGTGCACGGATGCATCCGATTACATAATAGGCCCTAATATTAACAGTGGGATCTCGAAAATCGGACACCCCTGGGGTTGTATAATCCACAGAAACCGCTAAATTCAGACACAACGCTGGTATGGATGACATAACGCAAGACCTTAGCCAAGCTCAAGTTTGATAGAGAAGTGCTTATTTTTCATATTGGGATTTGACCCCATTTTACCCCCCATAATTGAGGACGGATTGTTGCTAAGGAGAAgacaaaaatgggggaaaatgcataattttgtGTTTGTAGTCATTTGCCTTACAGCCCCTTGTTTATcgtagttaattggttccagagcaATTTCCATGtaataggattcaatgttaataaattgaatatttttgtagttatggcatttTAAAAACctcttatgactttctaaatacaggttttaacatgattagagccctgtggacatggaataacacccctatagtcacttttacattcctaTCTACATCAGGTGGGCAagctacaggatcactgcaggaacAGAGGAGACGGTTGGGTTGTTCTCTCcgatttacttattctaaactcaagaaagtgtttcaaaccgAGTGGGGAAGAATgacaaaagaagccaaaaacttaccacttccacacggaatgagcgGAGAACCTTTTTATCCACTCAATCTCAGCCATGGAATGCCcgtctctgccatggcatgcacgtctctgccatggcatgttcgtctcggccatggcatgcacgtctctgccatggcatgttcgtctcggccatggcatgtcagCTGGGCAAgaatgacaaatgacaaaagaagccaaaaacttaccacttccacacggaatgagcgGAGAACCTTTTTATCCACTCAACCTCAGCAATGGCATGTTCGTCTCGGCCATTGCATGTTTGTCTCGACCATGGCATGCTCTTCTTGGCCATGACATGTTCGTCTCGGTCATGGCATgcccgtctcggccatggcattttcgtctcggccatggcatgcCCGTCTTGGCCATGGCATGTTCGTGTCGGCCATGGAATGCCCGTCTCTGCCTTGGCATGTCAGCTGGGGTTTTCTGGGCATagtcaaccaaaaaaatattgaggcaacaatattatatattgagaACCACAATataacgagggacgactgtacgaGGGACATCTTTGATAGTTTTTACGCCTCAtttaaagctgcaataaaagcctgatgTTCTGGTGATCAAGTGCTTGTATCAGCCAaaatgactgacacctagtgaccaatgtagcgTACTTGAACAGTGGTCCCAATGCCTTATATACACGCTCCttcatttagctgtttttatgcttgaaaatgcttaaattGGGCAAAAAATACGTATAACATAATTGATTCATGATTGATTACTGACAAAGTGAAATGTCCCTCTACCTCACTTGGCTTTAAGTGTCTGATGTCCTTAGGAAGCGGTTCAGTCAGCGCCACTGAAACGAGCCATGGCTTTCTAAAAGTTGGCATTAGCGTGTAAAAGTCGCCGTTTGACTCTGAGCTCTAACTAAGATCCTGTCTTAGCGATGAGACATAATTAGCGCACTCATTAGCCTCAACCAGTCCAGtctttaaactaaaaaaaaacaacacaattcctGTGACGAAGACAGAAATGAAGAGTAAGTGCTTTGCATTTGTCTGTCTCTATTGGACGGACGCCGTGAAGGTGTCCTCCTGCCTGTTTCAGCGACAGGGTGTGTCCACGTTACACCGCCAGACTCCGCAACAGCCACCCGCTGCCCCCTGGACGCCATGTTGCATAAATCTGTTGCCGGGATCGTATTACCGTAGCTTTTTTCTAAAACAGTACGGCGTGGCCCCAGCACAGGAAATGACTGGGAGACAGGAGCGCTCCTCCCAGCGCTGCTCCGACGGCCAGAAAACTTCTACGGGTGGGTGACAGACGTGTAATAGCACCGCAGTCAGTCAGTGGTGAAACACGACCACATATTGCTGCTTATTATACCTCAGTTTCCATACTGGAGGCAGCGTCATTCATCTGCATTCTGTTAGAGTAAGACACTTTTCTGGATGGACTCCCGTTCTGTCTGAACTGGTGCTGATGGAACATCTTGTGTCGGATTCCCATTGGGGTGAAGCCGCTGGACACCTGTGTCTCTCGTTTGACTCTTTCCAAGATTGTGGGTGTGCTGTTTTGAAGATTTAGGCAAGTGGCGGCGCTTTGAATTCCTGACCTGACCTTCCGCTCGTTGCTGCTCCGGCCTTCGGGGGAGGTCTAGATCTGCAATGCTGATAAACCAAGGGGTGTTTACATACCCAAACATACAAAACATAGTCACATGACCACCGTGGACACAGATACAACCCAGTAACGGGGTCGTGCAGACTTATTAGATCCAATATAAGAGGAATAATtctcacttttgattgacaccccTTAGAATATTTAGGTTTTATGGCTCCATTAtcgattattagtcaaaatatattaaaatacaagTGATAGGTAGTATTCCGGTCACTAGGCGACACCAACGTTACCTTACATGACCTCACTGTGCTCTAAAGGATGCTGAGTCAAATAAGCTTTCCTCCCGTTCTGTGTGgcagtggtacgtttttgacttcttactttgtctttcatTCCCGCTCCATTTACAACCCTTTAAGTTTAGATTAAATAAATTTAGCCAAATCCCTCCAGCactggtgactataggggtgttatttcatgtctacagggctctaatgatattaaaacctgtatttaggtcgggtctggaaccaatgaaccgctATAAACAAGGGACGATGGTATTTTTTCAGAAATGGCATGGCAGACTGTGGTCTATTATGGTCTAttgtggtctattattagtcaaaaaatattttaaaatacaagtGATAGGTAGTATTCCGGTCACTAGGCGACACCAACGTTACCTTACATGGCCTCACTGTGCACTCAATGTTGCCAGCCGTGGATGCTGAGTCAAATAAGCTTTCCTCCCGTTCTGTGTggcagtggtacatttttgacttcttactttgtctttcatCCCCGCTCCATTTGCAAACCTTTCCTAAGTTTAGATTAAATAAATTTAGCCAAATCCCTCCAGCACTggtgactatagtggtgttatttaatgtctatagGACTCTAATGATATTAGTATTCCGGTCACTAGCCGACACCAACGTTACCTTACATGACCTCACTGTGCACTTGAGTGAAACAAGctttcctcccattctgtgtggcagTGGTACATTTTACCTTACTCACTGTAtacgcaatttttttttcactatttaACTAGCCATGTTACACTATTCAGCATTAACTGGACAATTAGACAATGTTTATCTAGTCATGTGACACGCACTGTTTAGCACTGTAACTAGCCATGTTACATGCACTGTTTACCCAGTCATGTTACATGTCACTGTTCCAACTAGTCATGTTAGATcattgcttctcaaatagtggggcgggacCTCCTGGGGGAGAACGGGGACCTGTCGGGAGGGGTTCACAAGagactttcatttcaatgcagacctaccaacatgtacaaatttatagtactcaacatatAATTTGATTTGTATACTctccattttgttacattttcctgttttcacttttaagttcagtctgtttgtttgtttttccggctttttcctgatcatggaatggatttttttttttgatccgcatactgattttttttggtttgagccCTTTAAATTCCAGATGCTCTTCCGgatgaataccgatgatgcttactagtggagattacAACCTGAGGtgtccgctccaaagtccagaacgctaaccaacTTCAGTCTgtgcagtacagataaatggAAAGGGGGGGTTGAAATGAGTATCGTCTCATATCGGGGGGGGGTGTGTGAAAGAATTTCTGTCCCTTaggggggggcatgacaaactaattgagaagcactgtgtTAGACACACTGTTTGGCACTGTTATAACTAGTCATGTTACACACACTGTTTGGTAAAAATAACTCAagtaacccccccacccccaaaagaCTGTTTTCGACTACTTGCAGCGAGTTTCTTTTCTTATAAAAGCCTgcgaaatacaaaatatgtgaGAACAGGCTGTGCAGAAGCAGCCAAACGCCCTCACTTCCGAAACACAGACCTCATCCAGCAAGCCCTATAAAGTACATGCAGCTGCTTAGTGAGGACtgggggtggttggggggggggggggtgttgatcTTCTGCAGCCTGTTAGAAATActacaatggaaaaaaacaaaacatttttgggcATGCAAGCGCAGCAAAACATGTTTACCTAATATGTCGTAAAATCGTGCGGTTAAACTTTTATCACCTTCCCCTGCAGCAACGAGCAACCGCTAGTTGGGACTGTTTTTCTACCGGCTTCGCTTCTTTCTTTCTTGCCTTCCCCCTCCTGGTGAGAAGCGGTGTGGCCGACGCCTCCACTTGGCTGGCCGCGCATGCCGTGTGATTGCATGCAGGAGTCGGAGGATTGCATCACTGCCTGTGGGGAAAGGCCACAGGAATGGACTGAGATGGGGGGGTTGGAAAGGAAGAGTGAAGGGCATTGTGCGAGTCAGTACAGagttaaaaaaagaggaaggaTTACAGGGACTAAATACACCAAGCGAGATGAAAATGGTGGCACGCGGGTTAAATCTTGccctgaaggtatttgctcaattgtgctagctaaagatataagctaaaacaaacaaagatacttatacacgcacccacacaaaaaaagggactaacgtgacaacagacacttaaggtggaaacatcgagtacgcatatgacagcttgatgcccctgcaaaggaaaaagatgccttgatgccccagcgtacaaacgaaaggagaaacacgaaatgaaagcggttcaagcaagggtagtggcgaaagctgattggtccaggactccagcctcgagtgtataaaaagccaggcagggaaaggaagggtgctttttttttgcagctgcgctgtaataagacccgcttacttgtaggtatacagggactgcagataaaccCGGATgtatgtattaggtattgttgtcaggaataaacaatctggttctcattctagaATTTGGTtgtttaagattcccttatcctctattccaggggtctcaaactcaatttacttggaggggggggggggcactggagctcgggtctgagtgagactaggccgcatcaggttttaaaaaaaaacccccaaaaactttatttaaaaaaaaaatgtaaataaaaatttattaaaaacaaaaaaaatgtaaaaacttcgctttggttccaattttctacaataaaagctctgataaaacattccactgttctcaaatatcttactttttatttttctacacacaataagatgaaaaataaataaacaaatcaagaatgaagaaaatctgtcacgccctgtgtgggttcgcaCGTGACAGTTTATGTTTGAGTTTCCGGCCTAGGTTTTGGTGTCCGTTttgtactcttattttgtatttaacttcctgttttgccctgtcgtCCTTGGTTGCcttaatcacccacacctgtccctaatttgtgtttgtatttagttcaggtgtgtgcatctcccctttgtgggattattgtttgtttgtcctgctgctacctgagttgcctttttctgctgctgcttttacagctagaataaatattatttacctgctatttggtcctgctctctgcatcctggggtcgcaccgcaacacagacatgccgcgTCGTGACAGAATAATCCCACCAAGTgacgacgacctcgcggagagcgatttttggacctggcagcgTTTGAAGGCCATGGAGGACGAGGAAATGGCGATACCGCTATGGGAGATGGAGGACTTGGTGTGCGGTCCGGACGACACGTTCGTCGCTACGGCGTGGTTGTATCCCGGACCCATCGATGACGCTCCAGATCCTCCGCGACGCCGACGCAAGCCGCGGCGCCACAGAGCGACGCCTAGTTCGCCTTCCCCTCCACGCCAAGTCGAGGTGCACCCGCCCTCATGCCCTGCCGGCTTCGACGAACCCGATGACGATCCCGCGGAGCTCGACGAATGGACCCGGCAGTTCTTCGAGGCGATGGAGCAGGAATGTGCAAGGTACACGCCGGAGGAACTGGATAccatggtgtgggggccggacggcacCCTAGTGCCCATGGCGTCGGTGTTCCCAGTACCCGCTGCACACCCTCCGACGCGGCGGCGTCGCCGACGCACGGCATGTCGCCAAGAGGTGTGGCCGCCCTCTTCCGCCTCGCCATGTCACGCCACGGCACAGCTCAACCCTCTCGCTGTTGCCGAATCCCAGCCCGTCGTGCATTCCCCGACGGCTCCCGCGCCAAGTGGCGAGGCGCCCCGGCTTCCTCCAGTGccaaagccacgcagccccaggtgtttccaagacccggctcccgtgccaagctgcgtggcctcacagattcctccagttcccaagccacgcagccccaggggtttccaagacccggctcccgtgccaagctgcgtggcctctcagattcctccagttcccaagccacgcagccccaggggtttccaagacccggctcccgtgccaagctgcgtggcctctcagattcctccagttcccaagccacgcagccccaggggtttccaagacccggctcccgtgccaagctgcgtggcctcacagattcctccagttcccaagccacgcagccccaggtgttcccaagacccggctcccgtgccaagctgcgtggcctcacagattcctccagtgcccaagccgcgcagcccctggggttcccaagaccaggctcccgtgccaagctgcgtggtgtCTCGGATTCcgcctgtgcccaagccgcgcagcccgaGGGGTTCTCAAGACCTggctcccatgccaagctgcgCGGCATCCCTGATCCCGcccgtgcccaagccgcgcagcttcAAGCCCAAACAAGTGGCTGTGGCCGGGACCGCTGACCTGGAGGAGCCAGTGACCCTCCTCcaagcctccctcctccctaCCCTGGTTTCGGCTCCCTCGGATGACGGCGTCTGGGATCCGCCTTCGAGAGGGGGGGCTAGTACCAcctgctgggctatgctggaaGCACAGCCCAGCCCGCCTATGGAGAGGGGGGATGGAGCCACCTGCAGGGGGAGTGAGGAGGCACAGCCCACTTCACCTGCAAGACGAGGAGCAGGGCTTGCTGGAGCAGATGATGAGGCTCTGGCTtggacgcctgctgcttcgccgtctctgcgtcagggccggacgcctgcttcttcgccgtctccgcgtcagggccggacgcctgcttcttcgccgtctccgcgtcagggccggacgcctgcttcttcgccgtcgcaCCCAGGGCGCCCCCCTGAGGACGCCTACCTTGCGCTTGGTCGAGGGCGCCCCCCGGAGGGTGTTTACCGACCTAACCCTTCCCTCCATCACGTGGAGGAGTCTTGCTGGCTCCGCCGGGCCTGCCGCCCCGGCCGGCCCCCTGAAGGGTCCCGtcggcgacccacctccggtccccccaccacccttcCCTCTGAACTGTTtcggacgtctgggatccgtccttgaggggggtgtactgtcacgccctgtgtgggttcgcaCGTGACAGTTTATGTTTGAGTTTCCGGCCTAGGTTTTGGTGTCCGTTttgtactcttattttgtatttaacttcctgttttgccctgtcgtCCTTGGTTGCcttaatcacccacacctgtccctaatttgtgtttgtatttagttcaggtgtgtgcatctcccctttgtgggattattgtttgtttgtcctgctgctacctgagtt comes from Doryrhamphus excisus isolate RoL2022-K1 chromosome 15, RoL_Dexc_1.0, whole genome shotgun sequence and encodes:
- the pam16 gene encoding mitochondrial import inner membrane translocase subunit tim16 isoform X1, yielding MAKYLAQVIVMGVQVVGRAFARALQQEYAASQAAARARGSAAGPHSAAATNITGMSLQEAQQILNVSTLNPEEIQKSYEHLFKVNDKSVGGSFYLQSKAVMQSSDSCMQSHGMRGQPSGGVGHTASHQEGEGKKERSEAGRKTVPTSGCSLLQGKKTPADMPRQRRAFHGRHEHAMAKTGMPWPRRKCHGRDGHAMTETNMSWPRRACHGRDKHAMAETNMPLLRLSG